GGGTAGTGCAATGGGGGAGTGAGTGACGATATCGAGCAACGGCTGACGGCGGCGTCCGAGGCGGTACGCGAGCGGGAGGTGGCCACCGCCCGGGGGGAGGAACTCCTGCGTCGGATCGAAGCGGCCACCGGGGCGATCGACGGGTTGGCCGCCCTGCTCGCCCGGGAACAGCAGGACGTCGACCGGTTGGAGGGTCTCTCCCTGACCAGGGTGCTGGCCTCCCTGCGTGGCGACCGTAACGACGCGCTGGCCCGGGAGCGGGCCGAGACCGACGCCGCGCGCTACCGGGTCGCCGAGGCCGAGGCGCGGTTGGCGTCGATGCGACGGGAGTACGCCGTGCTGCGGGCGCGGCTGGCGGAGCTGGACCGCGCACCGAACGAGCTCGCCGCCGTACTCGACGAGCGGGAGCGGCGCCTGCGGGAGTCCGGCGACCCGCGCCAGGCGCCGCTGTTGGAGCTGGCCGGCGAGCGGGGCCGGCTCACCGCCGAGGTACGCGAGACGGACGAGGCACTGCGCGCGGCGGGCCGCGCCGCACAGGCTCTGCACCTGGCACGGGACAAGCTCGGCAGCGCGTCGAGCTGGTCGACGTACGACACCTTCTTTGGCGGCGGTGTGGTCGGTAGCGTGATCAAACACTCCCGGCTCGACGAGGCGGCCCAAGCGGCGGCACGTGCCGACCAGTGCCTCGCCGTGCTGCGTACCGAGCTGGCGGACGTCTCGGACGTGCCGTTGGGCGGACCGCAATTGGCGATCGACGGAACGACCCGGTTCGTTGACGTCTGGTTCGACAACATCTTCACCGATCTGTCGGTACGGGACCGGATCATGACCGCCCAGCGCAACATCGAACAGTCGATCCAGCGGGTGGCGGAGGTGCGGGACCGGTTGACGCAGCGGGCGGCGGAGGCGCGTACCCGGCTCGCCGCGATCGACGCCGAGCGCCGGAACCTGCTCACCCCACGCTGACCGGTGCCCCGCCGACCCCGCCCGTCGCCTCGACGATGGGCGTCGCGTCGATCGGGCCTCTTGACGGCCTGTCGTTAGCTTGACTTTGTTCTGGTGACCGCAGTGGTAACAGGGAGGGAGCCGGCGCGGTGGCGATGGACGAGCGGGTCGGCACGGCTCAACGCAACACGGTGCTCGAGTTGCTCTCGCGGGCGCTCGAAGAGGGTTACCTCGACCTCTCCGAGTACGAGGAACGGATGACGTCGGTGCACACGGCCAGAACCGTCGGAGACCTCGTACGGCCGTTGGTCGACCTGCCCAGCCAGTTCCGGTGGGATCCTCGGCCGTACCCCGCCCCGGCAGCACCGGCTCCGGCGCCGGTACGGCCCACCCAGCCGGTGGGCTGGCTGGACGAGGCGCCGACGTGGCCGACCCAGCCCGGTTGGACCGGCCAGCGTGGGTGGACGACCGACCCCGGCTGGTCGCCGCAACCCGGTTGGTCGGCCCGGCCGCCCTGGGCCGGCCCGCCCGCCTCACCGGGCCCGCCGACGGAGGACGGCCGCAGCAGGGCGATCGCGGCTCTCACGCTCGGCCTCGTCTCGCTTCCGATGTCCATCTGTCTCGGGGCGGGACTGCTGCTCGGCGTCCCGGCGATCATCCTGGGGTGGCCGCGACGGGGTCGGCCGCAGTCGGCGAATGCCACCGCCGGCCTGGCCCTCGGTCTCGTCGGTACGGCGGTGTCGGTCGTGATGATCGCGATGCTCTTCACGGACGGCTCCTGACCGCCCGACGGCCCGGCCCGGTGGCGCACCGCCGCCCCGGCCGTCCACGCCGCTGCCGTCGGCCAGTGGTGACCCGGTTCCAGTGGTGATCCGGTTCGATACCCTCGCGCCGTGACTCAGCCGCCCCTGCTGCCGCGTCCACCGCGACGGTTCCACACCGACGACATCCTCTCCGGGCGGGTCAACCTGGACGGGTACCCGTTCCGCTACATCTACGTGCAGCCCTCGCCCGGCGGAGTCGTCGGCGCCGCCTTCTCGTTCGGCTCGCAGATCCCGGAGGAGGTCGACAAGGTGCTGACGGCGGTGGAGTTCCTGGAGAGCCGGGGCTGGGAAGTGGTCAACTTCGAACAGGGCGGGCTGATCGCCCACCTTCGCCGCCGCCACCGATAGCTGAGCCTCCGCGGAGAGGGGTGTGTCCGCGCGGAGAGGTGTTAGTAGGGGGCCCTTCCTCTACAAAAAGCGATAAGAAGGGGCCCTTCCTTGCACCCAGGAGCGGGAGCGATCCTGGTCACGATCACGGACAGGCGCGCTCGTTGGCTGTGAAGCTGAACCGGCGCCGCGTGGAGCCGGGTCGAACGGCGGCCCCCCCGGGCGGCGCGTTCGGACGGGGTGTCACTGTGGGAAGGGTGCCGGGTGTCCCGGTGAAGGTGCTGCCGGGATGGGCCGCGATCGGGCTGACCGTGGTCGGTGGCGTCGGATCGGCGGCGCAGAGTCTGGCCAACGCCGAGATGGGCGAGCGGACCGGTCATCCGATCATCGGAGCACTGGTCAACAACACCGGTGGCATGGCGCTGGTGCTGCTCGGCCTGCTCGCGCTGCCGTCGATGCGTACCGGGCTCGGGGTGGTGTTCCGGACCAGGCTGCCGTGGTGGACGTACCTCGGCGGGCTCTGCGGCGCGTTCTTCATCGTCGCCGCGACGTACATCGTGCCGGTGCTCGGGGTCGCGGTCTACACCATCGCCCAGGTGGCCGGCAGCAGCGCGGGTGGACTCGTGGTCGACCGGACCCGGCTCGCCCCGGCCGGCCGGATGGGGTTGACCGGGCCACGAATGGCCGGCGCGGCGCTCGGGGTCGGCGCGGTGGCGCTGGCCCAGTTCGGTCGGCCGGTCGGTGACCTGGCGGTGGGGCTGGTGCTGCTCGGTGTCGCCTGCGGGGTGGTCATCGCCGTCCAGGGCGCGCTGAACGGCCGGGTCTCCGCGGTCGGCAATCCGGCCGCCGCCACGGCGGTCAACTTCGCGGTCAGCAGCGTGGGGATGGTCGCGGTGGCCGCCGTCGTGGGTGTCCTCGCCCGGCTCGGTTCCACGGACTGGCCGGCGCAGTGGTACCTCTACATCGGTGGTCCGCTCGGGGTGGCGATCACGGTCGCGGTCCTGCTCGGCATCCGATCGGTGGGCCTGCTCCGGACCGGCCTGGCGCTGGTCGCCGGGCAGCTCGGTGGGGCGTTGCTCCTGGACCTGCGCCCGGGCGGGCCGGGGGCGAGCGTGGCGGTGCTGGTCGGCGCGGTGATGACCCTGCTGGCGGTGATCGTGTCCGGCCGGGCGACTCGGATCGCCCCTGCCGCTCCCTGAGCCGTCGACGGCGCTCCGAGCGGGCGATCCCGTCGACGCGGATTGGTCCTTGAGGGCTTACCGGAGCAGGTCGCCGTGCCCGAGTGGGTCGGCGGATGGCAGACTGGCGGCGTGACCGACTCCGCCGTGGTCCTCGCCCCCACCGCCGTACGGGTGCGTCCGCGACGCATCCGGGTGGTCTGCTGGATCCTGTCGCCCGCGCTGTTCCTGATGTTCACCCTGTTGAGCATCGGCCTGCACGGCTCGACCGGTTCGGGTCAGGCCACCTTCCAGCGCGGCGACCAGCTCGCAATGGTCGGGCTGGGCGTGCTCGGCGGTCTGCTGGTGCTCCTCTTCACCCGTCCCCGGGTGGAGGCGGATGACCGGGGGATCCGGGTCCGTAACGTGATCGGCTCCTACGACCTGCCCTGGGCGGTGGTCCGCGCGGTGCGCTTCGACCGGGCTTCCGCCTGGGCGAACCTGGAACTGCACGACGACGAGCTGGTGCCGATTCTCGCCCTCCAGGCGGTGGACCGGGAACTGGCGGTGGACGGGGTACGCGCGCTGCGCGCCCTGCACGCCGCCGCCCACGGGGAGCCGCCGCAGTACGCCGCCCAGGAGCAGCAGTTGCAGGTTGCCCAGGAGCAGCAGCCCGGCAGTTGACCGTACGGCCCAACTCGCCCCGCGACCGGCGTGCCCGTTTTGGCATCCTGCGGGCTGACCTGCTAGTCTTTACCAGTCGACCACTGTCACACACGCACCGTTGGATGGGTGTGGGTGAGACGGTCAAGAAGCGGAGCGCCTGCTCCCACCCGAGTCGCCGTCGTCTGGTGGCCGGGTCCGGTCACCGATCCGGCTCCGCCGGGTCGGGCGCGCGATGCGTAATCGCGCCATCTGACCGGTCGAGTAGGCCCCGGCATGCGCCGGGGCTTTCTGCTTTGGGTCGAAGACGTAGGACCGGCCACTGCTGACGCGGGGTCGGTGAGGATCACCACGAGGAGGCCCCATCAGCGTCGAGCCACGCGTGAACGAGCAGATCCGGGCACGTGAGGTCCGACTGGTCGGCCCTGAGGGTGAGCAGGTGGGCATCGTCCCACTGGAGCGCGCCCTTCAGCTGGCCGCGGACGTCGACCTGGACCTGGTCGAGGTTGCGCCCATGGCGCGCCCGCCGGTGTGCAAGCTCATGGACTTCGGTAAGTTCAAGTACGAGAGTGCACTCAAGGCGCGCGAAGCCAGGCGTAACCAGCAACAGACCGTCATCAAGGAAATGAAGCTCCGACCGAAGATCGACCCGCACGACTACGAGACCAAGAAGGGTCACGTGGTGCGGTTCCTCAAGGCGGGCGACAAGGTCAAGGTGACGATCATGTTCCGTGGTCGTGAGCAGAGCCGACCGGAGCTGGGTTACCGGCTCCTGCGCCGACTCGAATCGGAGATCTCGGAACTGGGATACGTCGAGGCCGCTCCGAAGCAGGACGGCCGTAACATGATCATGGTTCTGGCTCCGCACCGAGCCGTCAAGGCGTCCGCCACGGCCGCCACGGCGGCCAGGACGGGCTCCGCGCGCGAGCGGGAGGCCATTGCCGCCGAGGCGCAGTCGGCCGACGGGGCGACGCCCGCCGCGGCCGAACCCGCCGGGACGACCGGCGAGTAACAGGGGAGAGACGCACCAAGATGCCGAAGATGAAGAGCCACACCGGGATGGGCAAGCGGGTCAAGGTGACCGGCAAGGGCAAGATCGTTGCCCAGCAGGCCGGGCTTCGCCACAACCTGGAGAAGAAGTCCTCCACCCGGACCCGCCGGCTCAGCGGCACCGTCGAGGTGGCCAAGGCCGATTTCAAGCGAATCAAGAAGTTGCTGGGCCGCTGACGCGCGCTCTCTTGACCCGAAGGAGTAGTTGAGATGGCACGCGTCAAGCGGGCTGTGAACGCCCAGAAGAAGCGTCGTACGGTGCTGGAGACCGCCAGCGGCTACCGTGGCCAGCGGTCCCGGCTCTACCGCAAGGCCAAGGAGCAGGTACTGCACTCGATGCAGTACGCCTACCGGGACCGGCGGGACCGCAAGGGCGACTTCCGGCAGCTGTGGATCACCCGGATCAACGCGGGTGCCCGCGCCAACGGGATGACCTACAACCGGCTCATCCAGGGCTTGAAGCTGGCCGGGGTCGAGGTCGACCGCAAGATCCTGGCCGACCTCGCGGTGCACGACGCGACGGCCTTCGCGGCCATCGTCGAGGTCGCCCGCGCCGCCGTGGCGGCCGAGGGCACCGGTGGCGCGTCGGCCCAGGCCGCCTGACCCCGCGACACCCGATCGAGGCGTCCCGCATGCCGGTCAACCCGCAGGTGGGACGCCTCGACCATGTCCGCACCCCGGAGCAGACACTGTTCACCCCACGTACCCCCAGGGTCGTCGCGGCCCGCCGGCTGCACCGGCGCCGCGACCGGGAGACCACCGGCCGGTTCCTGGCCGAGGGACCGCAGGCCGTCCGGGAAGCGCTGGCCCGGCCCGGCGTGGTCGCCGAACTCTTCGGCACCCCGACCGCCCTCGATCGGTACGCCGAGCTGGTGGCCGCGGCCACCGACGGCGCGGTGCCGGTGTCCCCGCTCAGCGACGACGCCCTCGACGCGTTGACCGAGACGGTCGCCCCACAGGGGATCGTCGCCGTCTGCCACCGGATCGACGTGCCGATCGACACCGCGCTGGACCGGGCTCCCCGGCTGGTCGCCGTGCTGGCCGAGATCCGAGACCCGGGCAACGCCGGAACGGTGCTCCGGACCGCCGACGCCGCCGGGGCCGGTGCGGTGGTCTTCGCCGGGAACGCCGTCGACCCCTACAACGGCAAGTGTGTGCGCTCCTCCGCCGGCAGCCTGTTCCACCTGGACCTGGTCCGGGCCACCGAACCGGTCGGTGCGGTCGAGCGGCTGCGGGCCGCCGGGCTCACCGTGCTGGCCGCCTCCGGGTACGGCGAAACCGACCTGGACGAGCTGACCGACGCGGGTGGCCTGGCCCGGCCGACCGCCTGGCTGTTCGGCTCGGAGGCGCACGGGCTGCCGCCGGAGCTGGCCGAGGCGGCCGACGCCCGGGTACGGGTGCCACTGCACGGCCGGGCCGAGAGCCTAAACCTGGCTGCCGCCGCAGCGGTCTGCCTGTACGCTTCGGCCAGAGCCCTGCGAGCCGGCCCCGGCGTTTCCACTGCGGAGCGCGCATAATGGCCGGGGAAGCAGTTACCGATCGGGGAGATGTCGACCTGATGACCGAGTCCGGTGGGTCGGGCGTGCGAAACGCGCGACGTCACTCGTTTAGCCAGCCCGCCGGTGTCGGCGGGCGGCAGGGCTGACTCGTCCTCCCTGCGTACCTCCGACCGGCGGGCTGCGGCGCAGCCGCCCGTCCGTAGACTCTGGTGGCCGCCCGTGAGGGCCGCCCACTGACCTGTCCGCGGCGTCGCCGGTGCCTCCGGTGCACACCGACCGCGTACGCCGGGTCGCCGCATCGCCCGCGAGCGATCCGACCCGTGCGTCCGGCGTGGTGGCGGAGGGCATCCCACGCGGCGCAGCGGGACATTCGACGCGGAGGCAGCGGGGCACCCGCCCGCGACGCAGAGGGAGTAGCTGCACGTCATGACGTATCGCAACGACCCGTACGACCCGAAACAGGTCGCCCTGCTCGACCCGGGCGCGCTGGCGGCGGCGGTGGCCGACGCGGCGACCGCGTTCGAGGCCACGACCGACCCCGATGCGCTCGCCGAGCTGCGCCGCCAGCACCTCGGGGACCGGGCGCCGGTCTCGCTGGCCCGCCGGGAGATCGGTGCCCTGCCGCCGGCCGCCAAGTCCGACGCAGGCAAGCGGGTCAACGAGGCCCGCCGGTCGATCGAGTCCACCTATGCCGACCGGCTCGCTGTCGTGCAGGCGGCCCAGGCCGAGCGGATGCTCGCCGAGGAGCGGGTGGACGTCACCCTGCCCTACGACCGTCGGCCGCGCGGCGCCCGGCACCCGATCAGCACCCTCTCGGAGCGGATCGAGGACCTCTTCGTCGGGATGGGCTACGAGATCGCCGAGGGCCCCGAACTCGAGCTGGAGTGGACCAACTTCGACGCGTTGAACATCCCGCCGGACCATCCGGCCCGGGGCACCATGGATACCTTCTACGTGGACATTCCCGGGCTGGTGCTGCGGACCCACACCTCGCCGGTGCAGGCCCGGACCATGCTGGCCCGCAAGCCCCCGATCTACGTCGTCTGCCCCGGCCGGGTCTACCGGACCGACGAGCTGGACGCCACGCACAGCCCGGTCTTCCACCAGGTGGAGGGCCTGGTGGTGGACGAGGGGATCACCATGGCGCACCTGCGGGGCACCCTGGACCATCTCGCCAAGGCGATGTTCGGGGCCGAGGCGCGTACCCGGTGGCGTCCGCACTACTTCCCGTTCACCGAGCCGTCGGGCGAGTTCGACGTCTGGTTCGCCGAGCATCGCGACGGACCCCGCTGGGTCGAGTGGGGTGGCTGCGGCATGGTCAATCCCCGGGTGCTGCGGGCCTGCGGGATCGACCCGGACGTCTACTCCGGATTCGCCTTCGGGATGGGTATCGAGCGCACGCTGATGTTCCGGCACGGGATCAGCGACATGCGGGACATGGCCGAGGGCGACGTGCGGTTCACCCGCGCGTTCGGGGTCGAGGTGTGAGCGGGATGTCAAACGACGCGACGGATGCGGTGGTCTGAGTCATGCGAATTCCTGTTTCCTGGCTGCGTGAGCACGTCGAACTGCCCGCCGACCTCCGCCCGGAGGACCTGGACCGGGCCCTGGTCGGGCTCGGCATCGAGGTCGAGTCCGTGGTGGACCTGCGGAACACCGTCACCGGATCGCTGGTGGTCGGCGAGGTCCTCGAGGTCGAGGAGCTGACCGGGTTCAAGAAGCCGATCCGGTTCTGCCGGGTCGACGTCGGGGCCGCGAACGGCACCGGTGAGCCGCAGGAGATCGTCTGCGGGGCCACCAACTTCGCCCCCGGCGACCGGGTGGTGGTGATCCTGCCCGGCGGCGTACTGCCTGGCGGCTTCGCCATCGGCGCCCGCAAGACGTACGGGCGCAACTCCAACGGCATGATCTGCTCGGTCCGCGAACTGGGCCTCGGCGACGACCACGAGGGCATCCTGGTGCTGCCCGAGGACGTACCGGCGAAGCCCGGTGACGACGCGCGGCCGGTGGTCGGGCTCGACGACGTGGTCGTCGAGGTCGAGATCACCCCGGACCGTGGGTACGCGATGAGCGTACGCGGGCTGGCCCGGGAACTGTCGCACGCCTTCGAGGTGCCGTACGTCGACCCGGCGCTGGCACCCGCACCCGGGGCGACGGCCGAGCCGGCGTACCCGGTGCGGGTCCTCGACACCGTCGGCTGCGACCGGTTCGCGGCCCGGGTGGTGCGCGGCGTCGACCCGAACGCCGAGTCACCACAGTGGATGCGGCAGCGGCTGACCGTCGCCGGCATCCGGAGCATCTCGCTCGCCGTCGACATCACCAACTACGTGATGCTGGAACTCGGCCAGCCGATGCACGCCTTCGACCTCGACGCGCTCCGGGGCGAGCTGGTGGTCCGCCGTGCGGTGCCGGGGGAGCGGCTGACCACCCTCGACGGGGTCAACCGGGCGCTCGACCCCGAGGACATGGTGATCTGCGACGCCGGACTGCCCGCCCCGACGACCGGTGCCGATGCCGGACCGGCGCCGGCGGCTGGTGCCGACGGGGTGCCGATCTCGCTGGCGGCGGTGATGGGCGGCGAGACCAGCGAGGTCGTCGCCAGTACCACCAACGTGCTCTTCGAGGCGGCGCACTGGGACCCGGTCGTGGTCGGGCGGACGGCTCGTCGGCACCGGCTGTTCAGCGAGGCGGCCAAGCGCTGGGAGCGGGGCGTCGACCCGGCGCTGCCGCTGGTCGCCCTCGAACGGGCGGTGGCGCTGCTGACCACGTACGGCGGTGGCGCCGTCGGTGCCGAGGTGCTGGACATCGACCACGTCGCGCCGTCGACCCGGATCGTCATCGACGCGGACCTGCCCGCCCGGCGGGCCGGCGTGCCGTACGAGCCGGGCCGGACGATCGCCCTGCTGGAACGGGTCGGCTGCGCGGTGGCGGTCGGCGACGGACGTACCGCCGCCAGCCCCACCCAGGTCGGCGGCCGGCACGCGAGCGGGCCGGGCACCCTGGTGGTCACCCCGCCGAGTTGGCGGCCGGACCTCACCGACCCGGCGGACCTGGTCGAGGAGGTCGTCCGGCTGGACGGCTACGACCGGGTTCCGTCGGTGCTGCCGGTAGCGCCCGCCGGCCGGGGGCTGACCCCGGATCAGCGGCGGCGCCGGTCGGTGAGCCGGGCGCTGGCCGAGAACGGCTACGTGGAGGTGCTGTCCCAGCCCTTCGTGTCGCCGGACCTCTTCGACCGGCTCGGCCTGCCGGCCGACGACCCGCGTCGGAACGCCGTACGGCTGACCAACCCGCTGTCGGACACCGAACCGCTGATGCGGACCACGCTGCTCGGCACCCTGCTCGGTACGCTCCGCCGCAACATCGGCCGGGGCCACCGCGACCTCTCGCTCTACGAGATCGGCATGGTGTTCGAGCCGCGCCCCCGGACCGGACCGCCGCCCGCGATGGGCGTCGAGCACCGGCCGAGCGACGAGGAGTTCCAGGCCGCCGACGCGGTACTGCCGCACCAGCCGTGGCGGGTCGCCGTGATGCTCGCCGGTGAGGTGGAACCGGCCGGCTGG
The nucleotide sequence above comes from Plantactinospora soyae. Encoded proteins:
- the pheS gene encoding phenylalanine--tRNA ligase subunit alpha, translated to MTYRNDPYDPKQVALLDPGALAAAVADAATAFEATTDPDALAELRRQHLGDRAPVSLARREIGALPPAAKSDAGKRVNEARRSIESTYADRLAVVQAAQAERMLAEERVDVTLPYDRRPRGARHPISTLSERIEDLFVGMGYEIAEGPELELEWTNFDALNIPPDHPARGTMDTFYVDIPGLVLRTHTSPVQARTMLARKPPIYVVCPGRVYRTDELDATHSPVFHQVEGLVVDEGITMAHLRGTLDHLAKAMFGAEARTRWRPHYFPFTEPSGEFDVWFAEHRDGPRWVEWGGCGMVNPRVLRACGIDPDVYSGFAFGMGIERTLMFRHGISDMRDMAEGDVRFTRAFGVEV
- a CDS encoding TrmH family RNA methyltransferase, whose product is MPVNPQVGRLDHVRTPEQTLFTPRTPRVVAARRLHRRRDRETTGRFLAEGPQAVREALARPGVVAELFGTPTALDRYAELVAAATDGAVPVSPLSDDALDALTETVAPQGIVAVCHRIDVPIDTALDRAPRLVAVLAEIRDPGNAGTVLRTADAAGAGAVVFAGNAVDPYNGKCVRSSAGSLFHLDLVRATEPVGAVERLRAAGLTVLAASGYGETDLDELTDAGGLARPTAWLFGSEAHGLPPELAEAADARVRVPLHGRAESLNLAAAAAVCLYASARALRAGPGVSTAERA
- the rplT gene encoding 50S ribosomal protein L20; translated protein: MARVKRAVNAQKKRRTVLETASGYRGQRSRLYRKAKEQVLHSMQYAYRDRRDRKGDFRQLWITRINAGARANGMTYNRLIQGLKLAGVEVDRKILADLAVHDATAFAAIVEVARAAVAAEGTGGASAQAA
- a CDS encoding PH domain-containing protein: MVLAPTAVRVRPRRIRVVCWILSPALFLMFTLLSIGLHGSTGSGQATFQRGDQLAMVGLGVLGGLLVLLFTRPRVEADDRGIRVRNVIGSYDLPWAVVRAVRFDRASAWANLELHDDELVPILALQAVDRELAVDGVRALRALHAAAHGEPPQYAAQEQQLQVAQEQQPGS
- the infC gene encoding translation initiation factor IF-3; the encoded protein is MNEQIRAREVRLVGPEGEQVGIVPLERALQLAADVDLDLVEVAPMARPPVCKLMDFGKFKYESALKAREARRNQQQTVIKEMKLRPKIDPHDYETKKGHVVRFLKAGDKVKVTIMFRGREQSRPELGYRLLRRLESEISELGYVEAAPKQDGRNMIMVLAPHRAVKASATAATAARTGSAREREAIAAEAQSADGATPAAAEPAGTTGE
- a CDS encoding DMT family transporter, translated to MGRVPGVPVKVLPGWAAIGLTVVGGVGSAAQSLANAEMGERTGHPIIGALVNNTGGMALVLLGLLALPSMRTGLGVVFRTRLPWWTYLGGLCGAFFIVAATYIVPVLGVAVYTIAQVAGSSAGGLVVDRTRLAPAGRMGLTGPRMAGAALGVGAVALAQFGRPVGDLAVGLVLLGVACGVVIAVQGALNGRVSAVGNPAAATAVNFAVSSVGMVAVAAVVGVLARLGSTDWPAQWYLYIGGPLGVAITVAVLLGIRSVGLLRTGLALVAGQLGGALLLDLRPGGPGASVAVLVGAVMTLLAVIVSGRATRIAPAAP
- the rpmI gene encoding 50S ribosomal protein L35: MPKMKSHTGMGKRVKVTGKGKIVAQQAGLRHNLEKKSSTRTRRLSGTVEVAKADFKRIKKLLGR
- a CDS encoding DUF1707 and DUF4190 domain-containing protein gives rise to the protein MDERVGTAQRNTVLELLSRALEEGYLDLSEYEERMTSVHTARTVGDLVRPLVDLPSQFRWDPRPYPAPAAPAPAPVRPTQPVGWLDEAPTWPTQPGWTGQRGWTTDPGWSPQPGWSARPPWAGPPASPGPPTEDGRSRAIAALTLGLVSLPMSICLGAGLLLGVPAIILGWPRRGRPQSANATAGLALGLVGTAVSVVMIAMLFTDGS
- a CDS encoding phenylalanine--tRNA ligase subunit beta; this encodes MRIPVSWLREHVELPADLRPEDLDRALVGLGIEVESVVDLRNTVTGSLVVGEVLEVEELTGFKKPIRFCRVDVGAANGTGEPQEIVCGATNFAPGDRVVVILPGGVLPGGFAIGARKTYGRNSNGMICSVRELGLGDDHEGILVLPEDVPAKPGDDARPVVGLDDVVVEVEITPDRGYAMSVRGLARELSHAFEVPYVDPALAPAPGATAEPAYPVRVLDTVGCDRFAARVVRGVDPNAESPQWMRQRLTVAGIRSISLAVDITNYVMLELGQPMHAFDLDALRGELVVRRAVPGERLTTLDGVNRALDPEDMVICDAGLPAPTTGADAGPAPAAGADGVPISLAAVMGGETSEVVASTTNVLFEAAHWDPVVVGRTARRHRLFSEAAKRWERGVDPALPLVALERAVALLTTYGGGAVGAEVLDIDHVAPSTRIVIDADLPARRAGVPYEPGRTIALLERVGCAVAVGDGRTAASPTQVGGRHASGPGTLVVTPPSWRPDLTDPADLVEEVVRLDGYDRVPSVLPVAPAGRGLTPDQRRRRSVSRALAENGYVEVLSQPFVSPDLFDRLGLPADDPRRNAVRLTNPLSDTEPLMRTTLLGTLLGTLRRNIGRGHRDLSLYEIGMVFEPRPRTGPPPAMGVEHRPSDEEFQAADAVLPHQPWRVAVMLAGEVEPAGWWGAGRPAGWADAVEAGRIVLAAAGIPDDRTVVRQAQRAPWHPGRCAEFLVDGVSIGYAGELHPAALTALELPPRTSALELELDALPTAVVAPAPRIPGYPPALIDVALVVDAGVPADEVRRALTEGAGDLLESIRLFDVYASAQVGEGRKSLAYKLVFRAPDRTLTGDEAVAARDAAVAEAARRFGAVLRGA